TGCTGTTCTACGTTTAAGGTTTTTATTGAGAGtctctgtttctgttttttttttctttcaagttCTTGAGTTTAGTTCTCAGAGTTTACTTTTTTGTGATCCTTAACCTTTTGAATCGCAACGCAGGGAGAAATTTCGTGCTAACGCAGTCAACGCTGATACGAGTAAAGAGACAGAAGTAGCTACAGAGAGGACAGGGTTGAAGAAAGGCGGTATTAATCAAGAAGCTTCTTTCGCTACAGCAGGCACAACGTTATGTAAGGAAGAAGAAACTGTAAATAGAACAGTTGAAGCAAACGTGGATTGCCTTGAGCTGCAAGAAACAAGAGGTGCAAAGACTTGGAATGACAACAAGTTcgaagataaagaagaagaaacaagtcAGAGCGAAACTCCAGAATCAACCCAGAATAAACTTGagataaaaatggaaaattgtGTGCAAGAAGCTCCAGAGACGCAAGGTGTGGGACATGAGAGTAACGAGATGGACCAGTGCCTTGAGCAACAAGAAACATCATACATGAATGGATGGGAAGAGTATGAAGAGGAGCAGTATTATTACGGAGAAGCGAACAATGACTGGCTTAGCGAAATATCACGGCCGAGAAGTTATTGGGAGGAACTGAGGAAGTCACGGTACCTGGAAGTAATGAACACTCGGTCTGAGAAAGAAGACATACGTAGACTCCTTGAGCGGTAATTAACATCATCAAATCAATCAATTAAACTTTGTTTATGTATCAACTAGTCTAACAGAATGTGTTTTCTTCTTGGTATTTTACAGAAGAACGGTAACAGACTTTCTCGAGAGCGGGTTAAGAGAGGAGATCGATAGGCTCATGATGTCCCGTGTGCAGACACACTCGAATAAATCTTGTGAAAAATGGGAACAAGAGGAAGAACAGAACAATGAAGCTGACGAAAAAGAAGAGCCATTAACAGAAGGCGAAGAGCAAGACGATAGAGATGATGACTCTAGCCGAGCTTCTTCTCATATTTTTGCATCGTCTCCTGCCGGATCATGGAGTTCGCAAGACACTGAAGTAACGTCTTCCACTCCTGTCTTGTCTGTTCATAATTCTCCTTCACCCGTAAGTATTTTTGATTTCTCGTTGTTCGCAACCGCACTAGTAGTACAAACCTTTGAACCGcttaaaaaacattttcagGAAATGGAGCTTATAAGTGACATGAGAGCACAGATCCAACAGCTTCACCAAGAAATGTCGTTACTGCGAGACTCTGTCAAGACATGTTTGGATGCTAACGCGAGCTTGCAACAGTCATTCCACGGAGAAAACCCAATGAAACGCAAATGCTGCGTCTGCGACGAAACGCAGGTCGAAGCGGTTTTGTATATGTGCGGACATATGTGCACGTGCTTGAAATGTGCCAATGAACTACACTGGAGTGGAGGGAAATGCCCGATTTGTCGAGCTCAGATTATGGACGTTGTTCGTGTCTTTTTAGATACAAGAAACTGAAATAAAAAGGGTTCTTAAACGAGTCCACTAACCCTTTAGGCCCTCTGTTTTACTCATCGCGTTTATTTGGCGTTTTGGGTCTGAGTATCGTAATGTTCTCTTTAATATTAGGTTTTTTGTTACCAACATTGTAACGAAAggttttgtttagttttataaagtTAAGTTTTGATGTCCTAagccaaatataataattagcaCAAATTAACCAAATAACTTTAAATAGAAACTGGatataaaagttaagaaacaattAGGCGGGCATTTCTggtttcgggtagttcggataggggATAGAAGATCCATTTACTATTTGACATATTTTCGATTCGGTTTCGATAGTTttggattcggttcggttcggatagtaaaagTAGGAAccgaaaaataccaaaaaaagtcggttctcatttggatccggttcggattcagatagttcggataatttggataaaatatcggttatttaaggtaaatatcaaataattaggatgatttagatacatTTTTTCGATATTTCGGATGAAATTATTCAGATAGTTTCGGATACTTTCAGGTAAttcggatactttataataatttcattatcttcaactattttcagatacttttaatagaattttaaattaaaatatatatttagttatgttatatgtatataggaTAGAGGGCGTACGTGGATTAGCTGTACGCTAGGCACCCATAGGAGCTGTGAGGTAGTATCCCGTTGGGGCATCCACATGAATATGGAGTAGTGGTCTAGCGAGAGTTACCCATGGAGTATGAAAAGACGAGTCAACCGCGAGAGGCGGGATATAAAAATGTACATTGTAGGAGCCCTTAATTCATGGTCAGGTATCGGGGTGTTGAAATGGAGTCGGTTAAGTCTATGGTTTGAggtgtgtggcaatgagtgagatcattgtattgattgatcgctaggttgttagaaatgtATAAAATTGAGAATGTTTGgaaaaaaatgatgatgatttgaaatgttaagatgcattaactgattgtagtggctagtcagccCTAGTTCCTGCATAAAATAGTATAGAAGATCATGCGGGCAGACTGGTCTAGAATCACTTtactgagtaacttgttgctcatcTCTCCCTTTCCATTTCTCTATACGCAGTACTGTAAGTAGAATTATATGGATGTGGATGggacggtatttcaaagaaaGTTATGCGTCCGTCGATTCTTGGGACCAATAACAGAAAACAAAAGGCTGTCTAAATGAGTAGATacgtgtccataacgccctttcgataaccccggtcggacATCGGAGGATCGGACCGTTACACATCGGTTAATCAAACGTTGTGTTTCTCAATTGGAGAGTGTTATTCTGCTGGTAACTAATTATCACCGGTTTCTGTTCAGTGGCGATGGtacttatttgtttttttcttttcataccGATGGTACTTATTTGTTATCTCACGGAAACATATTCAATTGTTGGTTAgagacaaataaaaatgatgtaGATACCTAGAGTTTTATATATGTTCAATTCTCAAAGAAATATCTATGAAACAAAAGTCAAAAACACGTCTTACAATTTCATTTCTTTATTATaagttattttcatttatattttcgTTAAGAACCagttttatttatcaaaaatatcatttttaacaCTTGTGTATTTtcatatagtatataataataacaaattaattttgaaacttttttccaATAAACTATCCGAACttacttttattttacatattggACTGGTATTTATCTGTTTACACATTTGTACTAGAAATTTCAAGATAACAATTcatatatcaatactattaaaacagaagcaatttttatctacttacaaatagtctaggttggacaattatatttaattacattttctattattctactcatatctaatttaattgttaaatatacattatacctaaaattaaggaactaactaactaatctattattttttaaactaatgaatttaatttatattaattcaaaattcaaataactaatcaattatgttttagttattaatgtaataaataattatatatatatatatatatatatatatatatatatattcattcgtatatatacaactatatattaatccaaatgcaaaaaaaaaaaattgttcaaaaccctcaccaaatacataaaaatataattcttatagtagagtactaaaatatatataaatacatattataaaataaatattaacagtAATTATATGATGAAACATGTTACTATTGATAgttttatgaatatattttttacggaTTACTCAAAcagacataaaatatatatatcaaatatatactaattgaacaaatatattaacacaaatatatcataaaacattacattaacATAAATCGAAGCCAGAGAGTAAGagtcaatattttaattgtttaaaaataaaattatatatataaattataaaaaaattaagaactaaatatattaaaaatatatatcaaaattaaaataataaatatttacatttctaatgcgaataatgaaattaaattttaaatttaaaataagccatagacaaaacatcaaaaagtatctaataactaaataaacaattatacttttttttgaaaacgtaAATCATTAATTTGTAATAGACGTATACACATTATTGATGctcaaatctattttatttttaatatgtatccaCTCAAATATTAATCCATTAACAAGATGGAATTTTAGTTGgactaaaattgtattaaaattggaatatcaatttcataatatattcacTATTCTTCTGAACgttcatgaatatatattacaatactcaaaatataataataaatcaaac
The nucleotide sequence above comes from Brassica napus cultivar Da-Ae chromosome A9, Da-Ae, whole genome shotgun sequence. Encoded proteins:
- the LOC106349190 gene encoding uncharacterized protein LOC106349190 isoform X1; its protein translation is MEISSSSQRFGCILRDRNQNAFVCKKNLKAPVKDRHHHHHHHELFKSHVSDENSENLVDSWIETLNKKNNTNNGIGRLTGKPTVRKSRVSASPPIEESVSRKEKCDESKRNNGASSLVQIWEARLNPSSGGNSPSHNQSTVASSIRGDSGDSVQDSCFSESPSDESEAENGHVEMESRSQGSVSDSGRVADLIRRLSNEKKLIAVGGGLSTIKTPRPYISSEKSSFPLVSCSPRLRGRQAFTDLLMRMEQDRHRELDSLHQRNAVSKFTQRGRLQSMLRLRNLKRCLAIQDQYRSNEKTTRLNRFEPGSAVLRLREKFRANAVNADTSKETEVATERTGLKKGGINQEASFATAGTTLCKEEETVNRTVEANVDCLELQETRGAKTWNDNKFEDKEEETSQSETPESTQNKLEIKMENCVQEAPETQGVGHESNEMDQCLEQQETSYMNGWEEYEEEQYYYGEANNDWLSEISRPRSYWEELRKSRYLEVMNTRSEKEDIRRLLERRTVTDFLESGLREEIDRLMMSRVQTHSNKSCEKWEQEEEQNNEADEKEEPLTEGEEQDDRDDDSSRASSHIFASSPAGSWSSQDTEVTSSTPVLSVHNSPSPEMELISDMRAQIQQLHQEMSLLRDSVKTCLDANASLQQSFHGENPMKRKCCVCDETQVEAVLYMCGHMCTCLKCANELHWSGGKCPICRAQIMDVVRVFLDTRN
- the LOC106349190 gene encoding uncharacterized protein LOC106349190 isoform X2, whose product is MEISSSSQRFGCILRDRNQNAFVCKKNLKAPVKDRHHHHHHHELFKSHVSDENSENLVDSWIETLNKKNNTNNGIGRLTGKPTVRKSRVSASPPIEESVSRKEKCDESKRNNGASSLVQIWEARLNPSSGGNSPSHNQSTVASSIRGDSGDSVQDSCFSESPSDESEAENGHVEMESRSQGSVSDSGRVADLIRRLSNEKKLIAVGGGLSTIKTPRPYISSEKSSFPLVSCSPRLRGRQAFTDLLMRMEQDRHRELDSLHQRNAVSKFTQRGRLQSMLRLRNLKRCLAIQDQYRSNEKTTRLNREKFRANAVNADTSKETEVATERTGLKKGGINQEASFATAGTTLCKEEETVNRTVEANVDCLELQETRGAKTWNDNKFEDKEEETSQSETPESTQNKLEIKMENCVQEAPETQGVGHESNEMDQCLEQQETSYMNGWEEYEEEQYYYGEANNDWLSEISRPRSYWEELRKSRYLEVMNTRSEKEDIRRLLERRTVTDFLESGLREEIDRLMMSRVQTHSNKSCEKWEQEEEQNNEADEKEEPLTEGEEQDDRDDDSSRASSHIFASSPAGSWSSQDTEVTSSTPVLSVHNSPSPEMELISDMRAQIQQLHQEMSLLRDSVKTCLDANASLQQSFHGENPMKRKCCVCDETQVEAVLYMCGHMCTCLKCANELHWSGGKCPICRAQIMDVVRVFLDTRN